One Dermacentor andersoni chromosome 6, qqDerAnde1_hic_scaffold, whole genome shotgun sequence genomic window carries:
- the LOC126521911 gene encoding uncharacterized protein yields the protein MGALVSSFFQTGGHLLSPGASESTRRVVLALLEEMRSREASHIHWSSIESYLVQIPKGENILSVVGPDNYNLLQRAIGFNCVELVRWILGRGCDVNRGVCSLPLHIAALQGNEEIVELLLKHGARVDTEARMCFPGPHNQVCELCSSVGGTGPSSDRYSERLQSAEYYAIDGDHSDILELLLAQGEDSWLPWQQKRPLLHLACERGAWNCVRFLVAERSEELNQCYDEYYPIHQAALQDKKFLELLIQCGAEVSARTTTQQLTVLHVVLLLGKKSAEETLSVLRALQDHGCRELLNEPDSLGNTPLHVLIVRYALEESRLGYQEPRPWTKWDMLHLVRYLLQSGAGPSINRPGNSALACVLRHVRDWEFRYELLDMLLQNGGDPNCVGRDGSAPLMVCLVPLINKDPLHSLSHNKKVFYLNSVRLLCRYGANPNCKSRSNLTPMHVLVFTASEYITLNREDDKRSAFTFIRQLLTVLLQHGLDPNARFSQRMQHILLALLDLVQNARLASDLEHVHALTLALLVHGADPDVQVSSSDPVICHSQSSVFLKKASNQVLHYYIHQLSRKHDLLNDPEQRFADLIRLFYYTMDHRKLYSCLKSFLGQPVVLPSATAGCITQLLRSMYSQPRSLKQIARVAIHQALRHQVATLVGKLSLPGPLKEYLLLDWTP from the exons ATGGGTGCACTAGTGAGCAGCTTCTTTCAGACTGGGGGACACTTGTTGTCACCAGGTGCGTCTGAGAGCACACGCCGAGTTGTCCTGGCATTGCTTGAGGAGATGCGCTCCAGAGAGGCATCTCACATCCACTGGTCATCAATAGAAAGTTATCTTGTGCAGATACCAAAG GGTGAAAACATCTTGTCAGTGGTGGGTCCGGACAACTACAATCTACTTCAGCGTGCCATTGGCTTCAACTGTGTGGAGCTGGTGCGTTGGATCCTGGGACGAGGATGCGATGTAAACCGTGGTGTCTGCAGCCTGCCGCTACATATTGCCGCCCTGCAAGGCAACGAAGAAATCGTTGAGCTGCTGCTAAAGCATGGAGCTCGTGTTGACACTGAGGCAAGGATGTGCTTCCCAGGTCCACATAATCAA GTGTGCGAGCTTTGCAGTTCAGTGGGAGGCACTGGTCCGTCTTCTGACCGCTACTCTGAGCGCCTTCAATCTGCAGAGTACTATGCCATCGACGGAGACCATTCAGACATCTTAGAGCTCTTGTTGGCTCAAGGGGAAGACAGCTGGCTACCCTGGCAGCAGAAGCGGCCCTTGCTGCATCTGGCTTGCGAGCGGGGTGCCTGGAATTGTGTCCGCTTTCTTGTTGCCGAACGCTCCGAGGAGCTCAATCAGTGCTATGATGAGTACTACCCCATCCACCAGGCTGCACTTCAG GACAAGAAGTTTTTGGAGTTGCTCATACAGTGCGGAGCCGAAGTGAGTGCTCGTACGACAACTCAGCAGCTGACTGTGCTCCACGTGGTGCTTTTGCTGGGAAAGAAGTCTGCCGAGGAGACACTATCAGTGCTGAGGGCCCTGCAGGACCATGGCTGTCGAGAACTTCTCAACGAGCCCGACAGTCTGGGCAACACGCCCTTGCATGTGCTGATTGTGCGCTATGCGCTGGAGGAGTCGCGGCTTGGCTACCAGGAGCCCCGCCCGTGGACTAAGTGGGACATGCTTCATTTAGTGCGCTACCTCCTACAGAGCGGTGCCGGGCCAAGCATCAACCGGCCGGGCAACAGTGCATTGGCATGTGTTCTTCGCCACGTTCGTGACTGGGAGTTCCGCTACGAGCTGCTGGACATGCTCCTCCAAAACGGCGGTGATCCCAACTGTGTTGGCCGTGATGGGTCGGCGCCACTCATGGTGTGTCTGGTGCCTCTCATCAACAAGGACCCGCTGCATTCTCTTTCTCACAACAAAAAGGTGTTCTACCTCAACTCGGTGCGTCTGCTGTGTAGGTATGGAGCAAACCCCAACTGCAAGTCACGCAGCAACCTGACCCCCATGCATGTGCTGGTCTTCACAGCGAGCGAGTACATCACGCTGAACAGGGAGGATGACAAGCGCAGTGCGTTCACCTTCATCCGACAGCTGTTGACAGTACTTCTTCAGCATGGATTGGACCCTAATGCCCGTTTCTCACAGCGAATGCAGCACATCTTGCTCGCTTTGTTGGACTTGGTGCAAAATGCGAGGCTCGCTTCGGACTTGGAACATGTGCACGCACTAACACTTGCACTCCTTGTGCATGGTGCAGACCCGGATGTGCAAGTTAGCTCATCGGATCCAGTCATCTGCCACTCGCAGAGCTCAGTGTTCCTCAAGAAAGCCTCTAACCAG GTTCTGCACTATTACATCCATCAACTGAGCCGCAAGCACGACCTTCTTAATGACCCTGAGCAGCGGTTCGCCGACCTTATCCGACTGTTCTATTACACCATGGACCACCGCAAGCTCTACAGTTGCCTCAAGAGTTTTCTGGGCCAGCCGGTGGTGCTGCCTTCAGCGACCGCTGGTTGCATCACGCAGCTGCTGAGGTCTATGTACAGCCAGCCACGCTCGCTCAAGCAGATTGCCCGGGTGGCCATACACCAGGCTCTGCGACACCAGGTTGCCACTCTGGTAGGGAAACTGTCACTCCCAGGACCTCTAAAGGAGTACTTGCTTCTCGACTGGACGCCTTAG